The stretch of DNA TCGCTCGCCGTCATGCGCACGAGCTGCGCGAGGAGGTCGACGCGATCGTCGTCGGCACGGGCACCGCCCTGCAGGACGACCCGTCGCTCACCGCACGGACCGCCGACGGCACCCTGACGGGGCACCAGCCGCTGCGGGTGGTCGTCGGGTACCGCGCCGTCCCGGGCGACTCGCGGCTGCGCGGCCCCGGCGGCCCGCTGCTGACCCTCGCGACCCACGACCCTGCTCAGGTGCTCGCGGCGCTCGCCGAGCGCGAGGTGCGGCACGTGCTGCTCGAGGGCGGCCCGACCCTGGCGGCAGCCTTCCTGCGCGCCCGGCTGGTCGACGAGGTGCACGCGTACATCGCCCCCGTGCTGCTGGGCGCAGGCCGGTCGAGCGTGGCCGACCTCGGGGTCTCCACGATCGACGAGGCCGTCCGGCTGCGCCCCCGCAAGGTGCGGCCGCTGGGACCGGACGTGCTGGTGGTCGCCGACGCGACCTGGGAAGGACGGGAGGACTGATGTTCACAGGCATCGTCGAAGAGCTGGGCGACGTGGTGGCGCTCGACCTCGCTGAGCCCGGCGAGGACGGCCAGCGCTCCGCTCGGCTGACGGTCCGCGCACCGCTGGCCACGTCCGACGCGCACCTGGGGGACTCGATCGCGGTCTCGGGCGTCTGCCTGACGGTCGTGGACCTGCCGGGCGACGGCACGTTCACCGCCGACCTGCTGCCGGAGACCCTGCGCCGGTCGGCGCTGGGGGAGCTGGCCGTGGGGGACACCGTGAACATCGAGCGCTCGGTGCCGGTGGGCGGCCGCTACGGCGGCCACGTCGTGCAGGGGCACGTCGACGGCGTCGGCGTGGTCCGTAGCCGCACCACCGGCGCGCGGTGGGACGACGTGGTGATCGCCCTCGACCCCGACCTCGCGCGGTTCGTCGCCGAGAAGGGCGCGATCGCCGTCGCGGGCGTCTCGCTGACCGTCACGACGGTCGGCGACGACGAGTTCGGCGTCTCGCTCATCCCGGCGACCCTCGGCGCCACCACCCTCGGCCGGCTCGAGGCCGGCGCGCACGTGAACCTGGAGGTCGACGTGCTGGCGAAGTACACGGAACGGCTGCTGTCGACCGCGGCGGTGGCACGGTGAGCGACGTCGTGCTCGGTACGGTCGAGGACGCTCTCGCCGAGCTGCGGGCGGGCAAGCCGGTCCTGGTGGTGGACTCGCCGGAGCGGGAGAACGAGGCCGACGTCATCCTCGCCGCGCAGTCGGCGACGCCCGAATGGGTCGGCTGGACCATCCGGCACTCGTCCGGCTACCTCTGCGCGCCCATGCCGGCCGCCCGCGCCGACGCCCTCGACCTGCCGGTCATGGTGCCGCACAGCCAGGACGCCCGCCGGACCGCCTACACCGTGACGGTCGACGCGGCGACCGGCGTCACCACGGGCATCTCGGCGGCCGACCGGGCCCGGACGCTGCGGGTGCTCGCCGACCCGGCATCCGGCCGCGGCGATCTCATCCGCCCTGGTCACGTGCTGCCGCTGCGGGCCGTCCCGGGCGGTGTGCTGCACCGCGGCGGCCACACGGAGGCGGCCGTCGACCTGTGCCGGCTGGCCGGCCTCGAGCCCGTCGCGGGCATCTGCGAGGTGGTGAACGACGACGGCTCGATGGCCCGGCTGCCGCAGGCTGCGGCGCTGGCCGCGGAGGCCGGCCTGGTGATCATCACCATCGAGGAGATCGTCGAGTGGCGCCTGGCCCACGGTGACGGGGTCGAGGCCGTCCCCGAGCCCCTGCGTCCCCGGGTCCAGGCCACCGAGAGCGCGTTCCTCCCGACGGAGTTCGGCGACTTCCGCGTCCACGGCTACCGCGACCTGCGGACCGGCGACGAGCACATCGCGCTGGTGCCGGTCAGCGGCCTCTCGGACCAGCCCGTCGTCCGGGTGCACTCCGAGTGCCTCACGGGTGACGCGTTCGCCTCGCTGCGGTGCGACTGCGGCCCGCAGCTGCACACTGCGATGGAGCTGGCCGCGACCACCGGTGGCGCCGTCGTCTACCTGCGCGGGCACGAGGGACGGGGCATCGGCCTGCTGGCCAAGGTCGCCGCCTACGCGCTGCAGGACGAGGGCCGGGACACCGTCGAGGCGAACATCGACCTGGGCTGGCCCGCCGACCGCCGGGAGTACGGCGCCGCCGCGGCGATCCTCACCGACCTCGGCATCGAGAAGGTCACGCTGCTGACCAACAACCCGGCCAAGGTGGCGGGTCTGCGCGCCCACGGCATCGACGTGGCCGAGGTGCGGGGCCTCGAGGTGGGGCGGACGCCGCACAACGCCGCGTACCTGCACACCAAGGCCACCGCGATGGGACACCTGCTGCACGCCGACGATGCAGCGACGCACGGACGAGTCGAGGAGGACGCCCGATGAGCGGCGCCGGAGCACCACAGCTGCACGTGGACGGCAGCGGGATGCGGGTGGTGGTGGTCGCAGCCAGCTGGCACACCACCGTGATGGACGGCCTGCTCGCCGGCTCGCGCCGCGCGCTGGCCGAGGCGAACGTCGCCCAGGTCGACGTGGTCCGGGTGCCGGGATCGTTCGAGCTGCCCGTGGCCGCACGGGCCGCGGCGCTCTCCGGTGCCGACGCCGTCGTGGCGCTCGGCGTGGTGATCCGCGGCGGCACCCCGCACTTCGAGTACGTCTGCCAGGCGGCGACCGGAGGGTTGACGCAGGTCAGCGTGGACACGGGGGTGCCGGTCGGGTTCGGCGTGCTCACGTGCGACGACGAGCAGCAGGCGCTGGACCGTGCCGGTCTGCCGGGCTCGAAGGAGGACAAGGGTGCGGAGGCGGCGCAGGCGGCCGTCGCGACGGTGCTCGCGCTGCGGTCGCTGGACGGCTCCCGGGACAGCGCCTGGTGACAACTAGGCTCACCGGCGTGAAGACGTTCGAGTCCCTGTTCGCCGAGCTCGCGCAGAAGGCCGTGGACCGCCCGGAGGGTTCCGGCACCGTCGCGGAGCTCGACGGTGGCGTGCACACCATCGGCAAGAAGGTGGTCGAGGAGGCCGCCGAGGTGTGGATGGCCGCCGAGCACGAGTCCGACGCCCGCACCGCCGAGGAGATCTCGCAGCTGCTGTACCACCTGCAGGTGCTGATGCTCGCCCGCGGGCTGACGCTCGACGACGTCTACACCTACCTGTGAGGACCCCGTGCTGAGGATCGCCGTCCCCAACAAGGGCTCGCTCTCGGAGCCCGCCGCCGAGATGCTGCGCGAGGCGGGCTACCGCCAGCGCCGTGACGCCCGCGAGCTGGTGCTGCCCGACCCGGACAACGACGTCGAGTTCTTCTTCCTGCGTCCGCGCGACGTCGCCGTGTACGTGGGAGCCGGGACGGTGGACGTCGGCATCACGGGCCGTGACCTGCTGATCGACTCCGGCTCCGCCGCCACCGAGCACCTGCCGCTGAACTTCGCCCGGTCGACGTTCCGGTTCGCCTCGACGGCGGGCCGGCTCACCGACGCCAGCGAGGTGGACGGCCTGCGCGTCGCCACGTCGTACCCCGTGCTGGTCGCGGGACACCTGGCGTCGCTCGGCGTGCAGCCCGCAGCCGTGGTGCGACTCGACGGTGCGGTCGAGTCGGCGATCCGCCTCGGTGTCGCCGACGTCATCGCGGACGTCGTCGAGACCGGCACGACGCTGCGTGCCGCCGGGCTGGAGATCTTCGGCGAGCCCATCCTGCGCTCGGAGGCGGTGCTGGTCCGGCGGGCCGACACCGACGTCCCGCCGGGTCTCGACGTGCTCACCCGTCGCCTGCAGGGCGTGCTGACCGCCCGCGAGTACGTGCTGATGGACTACGACGTACCGCTGTCCGTGGTCGACGAGGCGGTGCGGATCACGCCCGGCCTGGAGTCGCCGACCGTGTCCCCGCTGCACGACAAGCAGTGGGCCGCGGTTCGCGCGATGGTGCCCCGGTCCCAGACCAACAAGGTGATGGACGACCTGTACGACGTCGGCGCGCGCGCCATCATCGTCACGTCGATCCACGCCTGTCGGCTGTGACGGACGCGTCCACCCCCTTCCGCCCGCGGCTCGCCCGCGCGGTGACCCTGGCGGTGGGCGCCCTCGCCGTCGTCCTGACGATCCTGCTGCTGCTGGCGCTGCCCGAGCTGGCTGCCCTCGACAAGGCCGGGTTCGCACTGCTGGCCGTGCTGATCGCCGGGTTCTGCTGGCGTCAGGCGGACGTGCGGGCCGTCCCGGACGACGAGGGCCTGACCGTGCGCAACCTCGTGCTCCAGCGCCGGCTCGTGTGGGCCGACATCGTCTCGGTCCGGTTCGGCCACGGCCGGCCGTGGGTGCAGCTGGACCTCGCGGACGGCACCACGCTGGCCGTCATGGGCATCCAGCGCTCCGACGGTGCCTTCGCGAACCGCGAGGCACGGCGGCTGGCCACGCTGGTGGCCCAGCACACCGCCACCAGCCGGGACGACTGACCGAGCCGGACCCCCGCCGGTCAGCCCGCCGCGAGCGCGGCGGCGTGCACACCGGCCACCGCCGCGGCGAGGAACGACCCCGGGTCGTCGTCCAGGTCCCGTCCCATCGTCGAGAGCCGGACCGGGCACCGCCGCAGCGCCGCGACCAGCTCCGCGTCGGCCTGCACGTCCACCAGCCGGTGCCGTCCGGACAGCGTCGTGGTCTGGGCGCGGACCTGAGACCCCAGCTGGTCCAGCGCCTCTCCCACGCCCGTGAACACCGGGACGGGCACGTCAGCGGTCGCGAGCGCGACGCGCCCGTACGCGGTGAGCGAGTGGTGCGACACACCGCGGTGCCGCGGTCGGGGGTCGGCGCCGGACACCCGCAGGGACGCGACGGGCCGACCGTTCAGCGCGGCCGCGGCGTTGACGGCGTCGCCGGCAAGCACGCCGGAGAACCCCCAGCGGGTGTCGGTACCGAGGTTGCCCGGGCCCTGCGAGACGACCGCCAGGTCCGCACCGGCGACCAGCCGCGCGGCGAGCAGCGCCGAGTGGACGCTCACCGCCTCGAGATCACCGCCGTACGCCTGCCCCGCGGTGATGCACGTGTCCAACCAGCCCGCCTCGCGCAGCGCCGCCACGGTGCGCGAGAACGCCACCGGCAGCGCGCCGCCGTCGGTCATCACGTAGGCGATGCGTGGTGCGGGCCGCCCGGCCGCAGCCGCCGCGTGCCGGGCGCCGGCCACGACGGCGGGCAGCGCCGAGTGCAGGTCCGCGGTCACCACCGGCATGCCGAGCAGGTCGTCGGCGTCCTGGAGCAGGTCGTGGTGCGCCGACTCCTGGTCGTCCACCCCGAGCACCATCACCTGCTGCGGCGTGTACCGCGCCTTGACCAGGTGACCCGGCGCGGGCGGAGGGTCCGCCGGCAGCGCGTCCGTCCGGGCGACCACCAGGGCGTACCCGCCGGTGCCGAGGCCACGCTCCAGGGCCGTGACGTTCAGCAGCACCCGCGCACCTGCCTCGACCGGACCCACCACGTCGTCGTACGCCAGGGCCTGCAGCTGCTCGTCGCCCACCTGCACCAGCACCTCGTGCGCGCCGGTCCATCGCCTGCCGAGCGACACCACGGTCCCGGCGCGCCACGCGATCACCGTCCCACGCTACCGGCCACTACGGTGGTGGCCGATGGCCGCGCAGATCGACCCCGCCGAGCGCCTGCTCAACCTCGTCATCGCCCTGGTCAACACCCCCGGGCGGATGACCAAGGAGCAGGTGCGCCGGTCCGTCGCCGGCTACGCGGACGCACCGACGGACGACGCCTTCGAGCGGATGTTCGAGCGGGACAAGGACACCCTGCGCGAGCTGGGGGTCCCGGTGCTGACGGTCACGGACCCGCGGCACGGCGACGACATCGGCTACCGGGTCGACCCCGACGCGTACGCGCTTCCGCCCGTGCAGCTGACCGCGGGGGAGCTCGGCGTCCTGGCGCTGGCCGCCCAGCTGTGGCAGGACCGTTCACTGCGCACCGACTCCTCCCGGGCGCTGACGAAGCTGCGGGCCGTGGGTGAGGCGCCGGAGGCGAGCGACCTGGTGGCCGGCCTGGCGCCGCGGGTGCGCGCCGGTGGTGACGCGTTCGGCCCGCTGCTCGACGCCGTGCAGGCCCGGCAGGCCGTGCGGTTCGTCTACCGCGCGGCCACCACCGGCGAGGTGCGGGAGCGCGAGGTCGAGCCCTGGCGGCTGCTCGCGCGCCGTGGCGGCTGGGTGCTCGTCGGCCGCGACCGCCACCGGTCCGCGACCCGGTCGTTCCGGTTGAGCCGGATCGAGGGGACGGTCCGGCCCGTCGGCGAGCCCGGCTCGTTCCCGCCTCCGACACCGGCGGAGCTCGACGAGGCGCTGGCGACGTGGACCGCGGGCACCGAACGCCTCGCCGCGCTGGCGGTGCTGCCCGAGCGGGCAGGTGCGGCCCGCGCACGGGCGGTGGTGCCCGACGGCGACACCCCCCCACCACCGGACCTCACCGACGTGCCCGGAGTCGAGCGGCTGCTCGCCACCCGGGACCTGGTGCACGTGCCGTACCGCTCGACGCACGAGCTGGCCGAGGAGCTGGTCGCCTACGGCGACGCCGTCGTCGTGCTCGGACCTCCGGAGCTGCGTGCGGCCGTGCTGCGCCTGCTCCGCACGGCGGCCACGCTCGGCGGGGGAGGCGACGATGCCTGAGCGCGCGAGCGACCGGCTGCTGCGCATGCTCGGCATGGTGGCGTACCTCGACCGGCACCAGGGTGTGCCCGTCGACGAGATCGCCGAGCAGTTCGGCGTGACGCCGCGGCAGGTGCTGGCCGACGTCGACACGCTCTGGGTGACGGGCACCCCCGGGTACCTCCCGTACGACCTGATCGACTTCGACGCCACCGCGTACGAGCAGGGTGTGGTGCGGCTGACGGAGTCGCGGGGCCTGACCCGACCGCTGCGGCTGGGCGGTCGCGAGGCCGTCGCCCTGGTGGCCGCGCTGCGTGCCATGGCCTCGGCGCTGGGTCCGCTGCTGGACGACGAGCAGGCCCGCGTGCTGCGGTCGGCGCTGGCGAAGGTCACCGCTGCGACGGGTGATGCGGCAGCCGCCGTGGACGTGCAGCTGGCCTCGACGGCGACGCCGCAGGTGGCGGCGATCATCGCCGAGGCGCTCGCTCAGCACCGTCGCCTGCGCATCCGGTACGTGAACACCCGGGACGAGGCGAGCGACCGCGAGGTGGACCCGATCCGGCTGGTCAGCGAGGACGAGCGGACGTACCTGCTGGCGTGGTGCCGGTCCGCGGACGGCGAACGGCTCTTCCGCGTGGACCGCGTCCTGGGCGCGGAGGTGCTCGACGAGCCGGCCGAGGACCACTCGGTCCCGGAGGCGGCGGCCGTGTTCTCCCCGGGCCCGGAGGGCGAGCTGGTCACGCTGCACCTGGCCAGCCCCGGCCGGTGGGTGGCCGAGACGACGCCCGCCGAGGCCGTGCGCAACCTTCCCGACGGGTCCTTCGAGGTGGACCTGCGCGTCGTCCAGCCGGCCTGGTTGCGGCACCTGCTGCTGCAGGCTGCGGAGGACGTCCTGGACGTCCGGCCGGCCCGGGTCGCCCAGGAGGTGGCCCAGGTGGCTCGCGCGGCCCTGGCCGCCTACGGACCCGGGGAGGGCTGACAGTGCCCTGGGGACTGGTGTGGACCGTGCTCGTCGTCGCGACGCTCGTCGGAGCGGCCTTCCTGGCGCGGTCCCTGTGGCGCCGCGGACTGGCGCTCGGCCGGGCGGTCGGCGTCGCAGCCGAGGCGACCGCCGGAGCGGCCGACCACGGAACCGAGCGCGCCGACCAGCTGCGGGACGCGCACCCCGTGCCGGGACCCGCGCTCGGCACCGACCCGGCGGTGCTGCGGGATCGGCTCGCGCAGGTCCGCGCGGAACGGGCGCGACGACGGGCGGTCCGTGCGGACCGGCACCGGAGGACGTACGAGACGTGGCGTCAGGTGTGGCGCTGACCTGCGACGACGGCGGCTCGCTCAGGACGTCGCCCGAGCCTGCGTAGACTCGCCACGTCGTCCACCGAAGGAGTCGTCGGTCGTGTTTCGTGGCTTGTTCGAGGGTTGGCACCCGATCCTCCTCATCCTCATCGTGGTGCTGGTCTTCGGCGCGAACCGGCTGCCCGGGGCGGCGCGCAACATCGCCCAGTCGATGAAGATCTTCAAGCGCGAGCTCGAGAGCGGCGACGACAGGACGGCCGGCTCCGCGAGCGGCGCGCCCTCCACCGCTCCGACCGCGCCACCCGCGACGCCGCCCGCAGCCGCCCAGCCGAGCCCCACGCCGCCGGCGGCCCAGCCCGGGAGCACGCCGCCGGCCCCCGGACCGGACGTGCCGCCCACCGCCGGCGACGGCGCAGCGCGGGCCTGAACCGCACGTGAACGCCCGGTCGACGAGCCGGGCCCCGAACGGCCGCATGCCGTTGCGGGCCCACCTGCGTGAGCTGCGCCGGCGGCTGTTCCTCGCCGTGATCGGGATCGCGCTCGGCGCCGTCGTCGGCTGGTTCGCGTACCACCCCGTGTTCGAGGCCCTGATCCGGCCGCTGCAGCGGGTGGCGGCAGCACGGCACCAGATCGTCGCGATCAACTTCAGCGGCCTGGCGGCCTCCTTCGACATGCAGGTGCAGGTCGCGCTCTTCCTCGGCGTGCTGGTGTCCAGCCCCTGGTGGATCGGCCAGCTGTGGGCCTTCGTCACCCCGGGGCTGACGCGCCGCGAGCGCCGGTACGCGGTCCTGTTCCTCGCCGTCGGTGTACCGCTGTTCCTGGCGGGCGCGGCGCTGGCGTGGTGGGCGCTGCCGAATGCGGTGACGTTCCTGACGGCGTTCACGCCGGCCGGCGCGACGAACCTGATCGACGCACAGACCTACATGGCGTTCGTGATGCGGCTGATCCTGGCCTTCGGCCTGGCGTTCCTGCTGCCGGTGGTGATGGTGGCCCTGAACCTCGCCGGGGTGGTGCGCGCCCGGACGTGGGTCGGTGCGTGGCGGTGGGCCGTCGTCGCGATCTTCGTCTTCGCCGCGGTCGTGACGCCGACGCCCGACGCCTTCAGCATGCTCGGCATCGCGCTGCCCATGACGGGCCTGTACGTGGCCGCGGTCTGGATCTGCCTGGTGCACGACCGCCGGGAGGACCGCCGTCGCGTCGCGGCCGGCCTGCCGCGGCTCGACGGCACGATGCCCGACGACGAGCCGGACGCGCCGGGGACCGGGGCGGCGGGGACGTGAGCCGCCTCGGCGTGATGGTGAACCCGGCCGCGGGTCTCGGCCGCGGCGTCCGCACCGGCAGGCAGGTGCACGCTGCTCTGCGCGCGGCCGGGCACGTC from Cellulomonas sp. NTE-D12 encodes:
- a CDS encoding riboflavin synthase; the protein is MFTGIVEELGDVVALDLAEPGEDGQRSARLTVRAPLATSDAHLGDSIAVSGVCLTVVDLPGDGTFTADLLPETLRRSALGELAVGDTVNIERSVPVGGRYGGHVVQGHVDGVGVVRSRTTGARWDDVVIALDPDLARFVAEKGAIAVAGVSLTVTTVGDDEFGVSLIPATLGATTLGRLEAGAHVNLEVDVLAKYTERLLSTAAVAR
- the ribB gene encoding 3,4-dihydroxy-2-butanone-4-phosphate synthase, translating into MSDVVLGTVEDALAELRAGKPVLVVDSPERENEADVILAAQSATPEWVGWTIRHSSGYLCAPMPAARADALDLPVMVPHSQDARRTAYTVTVDAATGVTTGISAADRARTLRVLADPASGRGDLIRPGHVLPLRAVPGGVLHRGGHTEAAVDLCRLAGLEPVAGICEVVNDDGSMARLPQAAALAAEAGLVIITIEEIVEWRLAHGDGVEAVPEPLRPRVQATESAFLPTEFGDFRVHGYRDLRTGDEHIALVPVSGLSDQPVVRVHSECLTGDAFASLRCDCGPQLHTAMELAATTGGAVVYLRGHEGRGIGLLAKVAAYALQDEGRDTVEANIDLGWPADRREYGAAAAILTDLGIEKVTLLTNNPAKVAGLRAHGIDVAEVRGLEVGRTPHNAAYLHTKATAMGHLLHADDAATHGRVEEDAR
- the ribH gene encoding 6,7-dimethyl-8-ribityllumazine synthase, with the protein product MSGAGAPQLHVDGSGMRVVVVAASWHTTVMDGLLAGSRRALAEANVAQVDVVRVPGSFELPVAARAAALSGADAVVALGVVIRGGTPHFEYVCQAATGGLTQVSVDTGVPVGFGVLTCDDEQQALDRAGLPGSKEDKGAEAAQAAVATVLALRSLDGSRDSAW
- a CDS encoding phosphoribosyl-ATP diphosphatase; protein product: MKTFESLFAELAQKAVDRPEGSGTVAELDGGVHTIGKKVVEEAAEVWMAAEHESDARTAEEISQLLYHLQVLMLARGLTLDDVYTYL
- the hisG gene encoding ATP phosphoribosyltransferase; the protein is MLRIAVPNKGSLSEPAAEMLREAGYRQRRDARELVLPDPDNDVEFFFLRPRDVAVYVGAGTVDVGITGRDLLIDSGSAATEHLPLNFARSTFRFASTAGRLTDASEVDGLRVATSYPVLVAGHLASLGVQPAAVVRLDGAVESAIRLGVADVIADVVETGTTLRAAGLEIFGEPILRSEAVLVRRADTDVPPGLDVLTRRLQGVLTAREYVLMDYDVPLSVVDEAVRITPGLESPTVSPLHDKQWAAVRAMVPRSQTNKVMDDLYDVGARAIIVTSIHACRL
- a CDS encoding PH domain-containing protein yields the protein MTDASTPFRPRLARAVTLAVGALAVVLTILLLLALPELAALDKAGFALLAVLIAGFCWRQADVRAVPDDEGLTVRNLVLQRRLVWADIVSVRFGHGRPWVQLDLADGTTLAVMGIQRSDGAFANREARRLATLVAQHTATSRDD
- a CDS encoding DUF3866 family protein, giving the protein MIAWRAGTVVSLGRRWTGAHEVLVQVGDEQLQALAYDDVVGPVEAGARVLLNVTALERGLGTGGYALVVARTDALPADPPPAPGHLVKARYTPQQVMVLGVDDQESAHHDLLQDADDLLGMPVVTADLHSALPAVVAGARHAAAAAGRPAPRIAYVMTDGGALPVAFSRTVAALREAGWLDTCITAGQAYGGDLEAVSVHSALLAARLVAGADLAVVSQGPGNLGTDTRWGFSGVLAGDAVNAAAALNGRPVASLRVSGADPRPRHRGVSHHSLTAYGRVALATADVPVPVFTGVGEALDQLGSQVRAQTTTLSGRHRLVDVQADAELVAALRRCPVRLSTMGRDLDDDPGSFLAAAVAGVHAAALAAG
- a CDS encoding WYL domain-containing protein; its protein translation is MAAQIDPAERLLNLVIALVNTPGRMTKEQVRRSVAGYADAPTDDAFERMFERDKDTLRELGVPVLTVTDPRHGDDIGYRVDPDAYALPPVQLTAGELGVLALAAQLWQDRSLRTDSSRALTKLRAVGEAPEASDLVAGLAPRVRAGGDAFGPLLDAVQARQAVRFVYRAATTGEVREREVEPWRLLARRGGWVLVGRDRHRSATRSFRLSRIEGTVRPVGEPGSFPPPTPAELDEALATWTAGTERLAALAVLPERAGAARARAVVPDGDTPPPPDLTDVPGVERLLATRDLVHVPYRSTHELAEELVAYGDAVVVLGPPELRAAVLRLLRTAATLGGGGDDA
- a CDS encoding WYL domain-containing protein; translated protein: MPERASDRLLRMLGMVAYLDRHQGVPVDEIAEQFGVTPRQVLADVDTLWVTGTPGYLPYDLIDFDATAYEQGVVRLTESRGLTRPLRLGGREAVALVAALRAMASALGPLLDDEQARVLRSALAKVTAATGDAAAAVDVQLASTATPQVAAIIAEALAQHRRLRIRYVNTRDEASDREVDPIRLVSEDERTYLLAWCRSADGERLFRVDRVLGAEVLDEPAEDHSVPEAAAVFSPGPEGELVTLHLASPGRWVAETTPAEAVRNLPDGSFEVDLRVVQPAWLRHLLLQAAEDVLDVRPARVAQEVAQVARAALAAYGPGEG
- a CDS encoding twin-arginine translocase TatA/TatE family subunit, with product MFRGLFEGWHPILLILIVVLVFGANRLPGAARNIAQSMKIFKRELESGDDRTAGSASGAPSTAPTAPPATPPAAAQPSPTPPAAQPGSTPPAPGPDVPPTAGDGAARA
- the tatC gene encoding twin-arginine translocase subunit TatC, whose protein sequence is MPLRAHLRELRRRLFLAVIGIALGAVVGWFAYHPVFEALIRPLQRVAAARHQIVAINFSGLAASFDMQVQVALFLGVLVSSPWWIGQLWAFVTPGLTRRERRYAVLFLAVGVPLFLAGAALAWWALPNAVTFLTAFTPAGATNLIDAQTYMAFVMRLILAFGLAFLLPVVMVALNLAGVVRARTWVGAWRWAVVAIFVFAAVVTPTPDAFSMLGIALPMTGLYVAAVWICLVHDRREDRRRVAAGLPRLDGTMPDDEPDAPGTGAAGT